In Streptomyces sp. DG2A-72, one genomic interval encodes:
- a CDS encoding malate dehydrogenase, translating to MTRTPVNVTVTGAAGQIGYALLFRIASGQLLGADVPVKLRLLEITPALKAAEGTAMELDDCAFPLLQGIEITDDPNVAFDGANVALLVGARPRTKGMERGDLLEANGGIFKPQGQAINAHAADDIKVLVVGNPANTNALIAQAAAPDVPAERFTAMTRLDHNRALTQLAKKTGSTVADIKRLTIWGNHSATQYPDIFHATVAGKNAAEVVNDEKWLAEDFIPTVAKRGAAIIEARGASSAASAANAAIDHVHTWVNGTADGDWVSMGIPSDGSYGVPEGLISSFPVTTKDGKYEIVQGLDINEFSRARIDASVKELEEEREAVRGLGLI from the coding sequence ATGACCCGCACTCCCGTGAACGTCACCGTCACCGGCGCGGCCGGCCAGATCGGTTACGCCCTGCTCTTCCGCATCGCCTCCGGCCAGCTGCTCGGCGCGGACGTGCCGGTCAAGCTGCGCCTCCTGGAGATCACCCCGGCGCTGAAGGCCGCCGAGGGCACCGCCATGGAGCTGGACGACTGCGCGTTCCCCCTCCTCCAGGGCATCGAGATCACCGACGACCCGAACGTCGCCTTCGACGGCGCCAACGTCGCGCTGCTCGTGGGCGCCCGCCCCCGCACCAAGGGCATGGAGCGCGGTGACCTCCTGGAGGCCAACGGCGGCATCTTCAAGCCGCAGGGCCAGGCCATCAACGCCCACGCCGCGGACGACATCAAGGTCCTGGTCGTCGGCAACCCGGCCAACACCAACGCCCTCATCGCGCAGGCCGCCGCGCCCGACGTACCGGCCGAGCGGTTCACCGCGATGACCCGCCTCGACCACAACCGCGCGCTGACCCAGCTCGCGAAGAAGACGGGCTCGACGGTCGCCGACATCAAGCGGCTGACCATCTGGGGCAACCACTCCGCCACCCAGTACCCGGACATCTTCCACGCCACGGTCGCCGGCAAGAACGCCGCCGAGGTCGTGAACGACGAGAAGTGGCTGGCCGAGGACTTCATCCCGACCGTCGCCAAGCGCGGCGCCGCCATCATCGAGGCCCGCGGCGCGTCCTCCGCGGCCTCCGCCGCCAACGCCGCCATCGACCACGTCCACACCTGGGTCAACGGCACCGCCGACGGCGACTGGGTGTCGATGGGTATTCCGTCCGACGGTTCGTACGGCGTCCCGGAGGGTCTCATCTCCTCCTTCCCGGTCACCACCAAGGACGGCAAGTACGAGATCGTCCAGGGCCTGGACATCAACGAGTTCTCCCGCGCCCGTATCGACGCCTCCGTCAAGGAGCTCGAGGAGGAGCGCGAGGCGGTCCGCGGCCTCGGCCTCATCTGA
- a CDS encoding trypsin-like peptidase domain-containing protein translates to MGWFRAPLPAFHDPAPYSVSVGGPEGRWAGAGLVLAADTVLTCAHVVNDALGRHPFEVRTPGPGELHVAIRMPYGRYERCPARVAHWIPPRAKEGGPVHHSADEWLGDLAVLRVDAPPGSTPAPPHRSALRAGQEVRAWHASGHDATFADLKVKTDDGPIAYLDGEATGMAVGPGYSGGPLWCLHEKAVVGLVAAHFMPPRDATNGRPVPPDPQHLIRRSWGIPWQRIEAELRTAGVPDLTGPASAGPDEAAFGLLAEAIGDALPTGSELGDVARRLATECGVGHGGDVTPPAVEEFAAFLLQHPRALPVLTGLLRNNHPEAADRILAAGQLSRVPRLLSPREHHQLHARLRDLDPGVLARFAEAVRAALPLAAAFPGGETLDALIDHLETLPGDGRSEDGEPRVPALLRVLEYVGALCAQEHRARLRIWSDGVAKRLGIPRSALAERRSDGLEWARAVRGRSRVRVLVQVRAAEPGRHRLRIWCDEGTGPRQVSTDTSPSYTAREAARELIRVLETLTPATEDAERPLVEVLVDDKSLNLPVDEWEAQAPGQIVPGVLGVEYPLVVHCPDLLRRHERFQPDWRRRWRLLDTGATLVVSGASLDPKTLYAELMDRLDAVRVLVDVPAEHRDRIVQICLAMGIPVVVWDRARDQDSHAVERLAEAATRELPDKVRSYRANTVLHPREYPGRPVLAWADADRTVPRLHLTEPQESA, encoded by the coding sequence GTGGGGTGGTTCAGAGCCCCGCTGCCCGCGTTCCACGATCCGGCCCCGTACTCGGTGTCCGTCGGCGGCCCGGAGGGCCGATGGGCGGGGGCCGGTCTCGTGCTCGCCGCGGACACCGTGCTGACCTGCGCCCATGTCGTCAACGACGCGCTCGGCCGGCATCCGTTCGAGGTGCGCACACCGGGCCCGGGTGAGCTGCACGTCGCCATCCGGATGCCGTACGGCAGATATGAGCGCTGCCCCGCGCGCGTCGCCCACTGGATCCCGCCGCGCGCCAAGGAAGGCGGCCCGGTGCACCACAGCGCCGACGAATGGCTCGGCGACCTCGCCGTGCTGCGGGTCGACGCACCGCCCGGCAGCACCCCGGCGCCGCCCCACCGGAGCGCGCTGCGTGCCGGGCAGGAGGTGCGCGCCTGGCATGCGAGCGGGCACGACGCCACGTTCGCCGACCTGAAGGTCAAGACCGACGACGGGCCGATCGCCTACCTCGACGGGGAGGCCACCGGCATGGCCGTCGGGCCCGGTTACAGCGGCGGCCCACTGTGGTGCCTGCACGAGAAGGCGGTCGTCGGCCTGGTCGCCGCCCACTTCATGCCGCCCCGCGACGCCACGAACGGGCGACCCGTCCCGCCCGACCCCCAGCATCTGATCCGCCGCAGCTGGGGCATCCCCTGGCAGCGCATCGAGGCCGAGCTGCGCACCGCGGGCGTCCCCGACCTCACCGGGCCCGCGTCCGCCGGCCCCGACGAAGCCGCCTTCGGGCTGCTCGCCGAGGCGATCGGCGACGCGCTGCCCACCGGGTCCGAACTCGGCGACGTGGCCAGGCGGCTGGCCACGGAATGCGGCGTCGGACACGGCGGTGACGTGACACCCCCGGCCGTCGAGGAGTTCGCGGCGTTCCTCCTTCAGCACCCGCGTGCGTTACCCGTGCTGACCGGACTGCTGCGGAACAACCACCCCGAGGCGGCCGACCGGATCCTGGCCGCCGGACAGCTCTCCCGGGTGCCGCGGCTGCTCTCCCCGCGGGAGCACCACCAACTGCACGCGCGGCTGCGCGACCTGGACCCGGGCGTGCTCGCGCGGTTCGCCGAGGCGGTGCGCGCCGCACTGCCGCTGGCCGCCGCGTTCCCCGGCGGCGAGACGCTCGACGCGCTCATCGACCACCTGGAGACCCTGCCCGGCGACGGCCGCTCCGAGGACGGCGAACCCCGGGTCCCGGCACTGCTGCGGGTGCTGGAGTACGTCGGTGCGCTCTGCGCCCAGGAGCATCGCGCGCGGCTGCGCATCTGGTCGGACGGGGTGGCGAAACGGCTGGGCATCCCCCGCTCCGCGCTCGCCGAACGGCGCTCGGACGGCCTGGAGTGGGCCCGCGCCGTCCGCGGCCGGTCGCGGGTACGGGTGCTGGTGCAGGTGAGAGCGGCGGAGCCCGGGCGGCACCGGCTGCGGATCTGGTGCGACGAGGGCACCGGTCCCCGCCAGGTCTCGACGGACACCTCCCCGTCGTACACGGCTCGGGAGGCCGCCCGCGAGCTGATCCGGGTCCTGGAGACCCTCACCCCGGCCACCGAGGACGCCGAACGCCCGCTCGTCGAAGTCCTCGTGGACGACAAGAGCCTCAACCTGCCCGTCGACGAATGGGAGGCGCAGGCCCCCGGCCAGATCGTGCCGGGCGTGCTCGGGGTCGAGTACCCGCTGGTCGTGCACTGCCCCGATCTGCTGCGCAGGCACGAGCGCTTCCAGCCCGACTGGCGGCGCCGCTGGCGGCTGCTGGACACCGGAGCAACCCTCGTCGTCTCGGGCGCGTCCCTCGACCCGAAGACCCTCTACGCCGAGCTGATGGACCGTCTCGACGCGGTCCGCGTCTTGGTCGACGTGCCCGCGGAACACCGGGACCGCATCGTGCAGATCTGTCTCGCCATGGGCATACCGGTGGTGGTGTGGGACCGCGCCCGGGACCAGGACTCGCACGCCGTCGAGCGGCTGGCCGAGGCCGCCACCCGGGAGCTGCCCGACAAGGTCCGCTCCTACCGCGCCAACACCGTGCTCCACCCGCGGGAATACCCCGGGCGACCCGTCCTCGCCTGGGCCGACGCCGACCGTACCGTGCCCCGACTGCACCTGACCGAACCCCAGGAGAGCGCATGA
- a CDS encoding DUF3017 domain-containing protein, giving the protein MEKATTPAVAGETSEDLQVRDAVSAPDTEGRARRVTRRFPLFTRDTARPEGGGRAARGDAPAPARQWPMLAVLSLVGVGLLVTALDAFRVGTMLIGVALLGGAVLRFVLPGVGMLAVRSRFTDIATYGVLGLAIVLLALMVQPNPWLEIPFLKDTLHFTVDT; this is encoded by the coding sequence GTGGAGAAGGCGACGACGCCTGCCGTCGCCGGCGAGACGTCCGAGGATCTCCAGGTGCGGGACGCGGTCAGCGCGCCCGATACCGAGGGCAGGGCACGGCGGGTCACTCGCCGCTTTCCGCTGTTCACGAGGGACACGGCACGTCCGGAGGGTGGCGGGCGCGCCGCACGCGGTGACGCTCCGGCGCCTGCCCGGCAGTGGCCGATGCTGGCGGTGCTGTCGCTGGTGGGGGTGGGGCTGCTGGTGACGGCGCTCGATGCGTTCCGTGTCGGCACGATGCTGATCGGCGTTGCTCTGCTGGGTGGAGCGGTGCTGCGGTTTGTGCTGCCGGGTGTGGGGATGCTGGCGGTTCGGTCGCGGTTCACGGATATCGCCACGTATGGGGTGTTGGGGCTTGCGATTGTCCTGCTGGCGTTGATGGTGCAGCCGAATCCTTGGCTGGAGATTCCGTTCTTGAAGGACACGCTGCACTTCACTGTCGACACGTAG
- a CDS encoding XRE family transcriptional regulator, producing the protein MPRWRALPDELDPQVREFASQLRRLVDRSGLSVAAVADRTGYSKTSWERYLNGRLLAPKGAIVALAEVTETNPIHLTTMWELAERAWSRSEMRHDMTMEAIRISQARAALGEFGAPPANAKSGKTARKSGSATATPGIAGPAGVAPTVPPQPTGPDVRDAEPGAPGRSGGGNSWGMAGYAGPSQGGGSRAAGTGAGAGVPAGLGGAVPGAAVPGAAAPGAAVPGAAVPGAFGEPPQGPRPGDGSPSGGASGKRKVTMFLAGVVGVLVVVAAVFFFMERGDDKPEDTAKSPSPSASSDPALPAGVKCSGADCTGKDAEAMGCSGDLVTTAKTATVGTTVVEVRYSETCGAAWGRITAAAQGDEVQVTVGKAEQTGSITAAGDTIAYTPMVAVKDAGEAEACVTLASGEQGCTE; encoded by the coding sequence ATGCCTCGTTGGAGGGCCTTGCCGGATGAACTCGATCCGCAGGTCAGGGAGTTCGCGAGCCAGTTGCGGAGACTGGTGGACCGCAGCGGCCTGAGCGTCGCCGCGGTGGCCGACCGCACGGGCTACAGCAAGACGTCCTGGGAGCGTTATCTCAACGGCCGGCTGCTCGCGCCCAAGGGTGCGATCGTCGCGCTGGCCGAGGTGACCGAGACCAATCCCATTCATCTGACGACCATGTGGGAGCTGGCCGAGCGTGCCTGGAGCCGTTCGGAGATGCGTCACGACATGACCATGGAGGCGATCCGGATCTCCCAGGCGCGTGCCGCGCTCGGGGAGTTCGGGGCGCCGCCCGCCAACGCGAAGAGCGGCAAGACGGCCCGCAAGAGCGGCAGCGCGACGGCGACGCCGGGGATCGCGGGACCGGCGGGGGTGGCGCCGACGGTGCCGCCGCAGCCGACGGGGCCGGATGTGCGGGACGCGGAGCCCGGTGCGCCCGGTCGCTCCGGTGGGGGCAACTCGTGGGGGATGGCCGGGTATGCGGGGCCTTCGCAGGGCGGGGGGTCGCGAGCGGCGGGTACGGGTGCGGGTGCGGGTGTGCCTGCGGGTTTGGGTGGTGCCGTGCCGGGAGCCGCTGTGCCAGGTGCCGCGGCGCCGGGTGCTGCTGTTCCGGGGGCTGCCGTGCCGGGGGCGTTCGGTGAGCCGCCGCAGGGGCCTCGTCCGGGGGACGGTTCGCCGTCCGGCGGGGCGTCGGGGAAGCGCAAGGTGACGATGTTCCTGGCGGGGGTCGTCGGAGTTCTCGTCGTGGTCGCCGCCGTGTTCTTCTTCATGGAGCGCGGCGACGACAAGCCCGAGGACACCGCCAAGTCGCCCTCGCCGTCCGCCAGCTCCGATCCCGCGCTGCCCGCCGGAGTCAAGTGCAGTGGCGCCGACTGCACGGGCAAGGACGCGGAGGCCATGGGGTGCAGCGGGGACCTTGTGACCACCGCGAAGACGGCGACTGTCGGTACGACGGTCGTCGAGGTGCGGTACAGCGAGACCTGTGGCGCGGCGTGGGGACGTATCACCGCCGCCGCGCAGGGCGATGAGGTGCAGGTGACGGTGGGGAAGGCCGAGCAGACGGGGTCCATCACCGCCGCCGGGGACACGATCGCGTACACGCCGATGGTGGCCGTGAAGGATGCGGGCGAGGCGGAGGCGTGCGTGACGTTGGCCTCCGGGGAGCAGGGCTGCACGGAGTAG
- a CDS encoding MoxR family ATPase, with the protein MTPAAEADWHLFRGDGVPRAVALPPAPPWRRFAPGAGGRPELPYLIEPKHADVVNAALHLRRPLLVTGPAGTGKSSLARAVAHELSLGALLRWPINSRSTVREALYQYDAIGRLRETTLSRDRGEHEPSIGTFIRLGPLGTALVPSPTPRALLIDEMDKGDVDLPNDLLTVFEEGVFEIPELTRLPEDVTEVEVQTADHRGTVGVHKGRIQCEEFPVVVITSNGERDFPPAFLRRCIRLDLPVPDEERLRAIVAAHLGEEALREADDLLEAFLRRRAPGELATDQLLNAVFLRAGGVDLDAEGLLDAVLHQLTGAL; encoded by the coding sequence ATGACCCCCGCTGCCGAGGCCGACTGGCACCTCTTCCGCGGCGACGGCGTGCCCCGTGCCGTCGCCCTTCCGCCGGCCCCGCCGTGGCGCCGCTTCGCTCCCGGCGCGGGCGGGCGGCCGGAGCTGCCGTATCTGATCGAGCCCAAGCACGCGGACGTCGTCAACGCCGCGCTGCATCTGCGCCGCCCGCTGCTGGTCACCGGCCCCGCCGGGACCGGCAAGTCCTCGCTGGCGCGGGCCGTCGCACATGAACTGAGCCTCGGTGCCCTGTTGCGCTGGCCGATCAACAGCCGCTCCACCGTGCGGGAGGCGCTCTACCAGTACGACGCGATCGGGCGGCTGCGCGAGACCACGCTCAGTCGTGACCGGGGCGAACACGAGCCGTCCATCGGCACGTTCATCCGGCTGGGTCCGCTCGGCACGGCGCTGGTGCCGAGTCCCACGCCGCGTGCACTGCTGATCGACGAGATGGACAAGGGCGATGTGGACCTGCCCAACGATCTGCTGACGGTGTTCGAGGAGGGCGTCTTCGAGATACCCGAGCTGACCCGGCTGCCCGAGGACGTCACCGAGGTGGAGGTGCAGACCGCCGACCACCGGGGCACGGTCGGTGTGCACAAGGGCCGGATCCAGTGCGAGGAGTTCCCGGTCGTCGTCATCACCAGCAACGGCGAGCGCGACTTCCCGCCCGCGTTCCTGCGCCGCTGTATCCGCCTCGACCTGCCCGTGCCCGACGAGGAGCGGCTGCGCGCGATCGTCGCCGCGCACCTCGGCGAGGAGGCGCTGCGCGAGGCCGACGACCTCCTGGAGGCATTCCTGCGCCGCCGGGCACCGGGCGAACTGGCCACCGACCAACTCCTCAACGCCGTCTTCCTGCGGGCCGGCGGGGTCGACCTCGACGCGGAGGGCCTGCTCGACGCGGTACTGCATCAGCTCACCGGGGCGCTGTGA
- a CDS encoding SAV_2336 N-terminal domain-related protein, whose translation MAGGERLGEALRVLRACGHDLDADQVLDVLWLARRLPAGKVAPLTRDLHAPRPAPPEASATASDTETPPAPTPRPEGDDLPDLTAPSLYASARSAPARIPPPERRPEPRPRSAMPVRVPESKALGNELELGRALRPLRRRHASRHRREIDEERTAAELAETGLPDVVQRPVQERWLHLVLLVDDGLSMLLWHRLGAELRVLLERLGAFATTRVLGLDTRSARGPRLHARPFEQHSTSLPTTTVNDPTGRTLVLVVSDGMGTAWRHPALYELLRTWADRGPVALLHTLPPDMWEASGIRAERWQATTRHIGGANTSWQIADPVLPGLARFEGVPVPVLEPTARALGDWARLLASPGTTMELPLLSRPSPYAAVTAAGDLHSAQHFRDAATPEAYRLAAHLAAVSPLSVPVMRLVQTAVPWPARTSHLAEVFLGGLVRPHPAPVPGPLPAKHRVFDFSEDAKSVLLDAVPQAELLSTSRSIGRRLEQLAGNSPDFPAWLAHPDGSAELPVSHRPFTSVERRLLERFGVPVGRRTGGPTPPDPQPPADDDWSPLTDTDPRRLGPYELRGRRRGRRTVAYRAVDEHGRWAVLRTPRPDLPAANARLLEVEAKVLARLHGRYAPSLLGTGLDDSPPWLAMAPVADADAPARQPPRLADLVERSVADGTAPFDVLAGLLVAWHLASALSVCHTNDIVPADLGADSVIVLRRSVVLADLSDCAIDGRYAGTGPVPTKADSVRALGELLQLISSKAGVHLPGLPEGMHLWQGDTWGQLRRLVLRCLDDDPDERPAAGEVADVLARYIDLKRATRDAPGPDPDPSGPPPRQPLRLLLNSWKPTEAPLRLPRSRAARQETEERLDRLRVPLRYGVRLALLGVHSGCGRRTTTVVLGSLLAAVRGEPVLALDGAPTMGSLHRFLENREPGTPRDLALLPGDASYEQIRSRTTRLGSGLELAAHRKGRAGPNPAHAQEYSRVLQQTDPYYAFVLTDWGGRWPTRSAEVVLDLTDRLLLCCGPSPWDVQIAENILDELRATRHAGLVDDALIVISNRDGRRPDLSSDLAERQRISPSQVVRIPYDTYLRNNRFQSLDKLRPATTHAYLELAERVVPTSTH comes from the coding sequence ATGGCCGGAGGTGAGCGGCTCGGCGAGGCGTTGCGGGTGCTTCGCGCATGCGGCCACGATCTGGACGCCGACCAGGTCCTCGACGTGCTCTGGCTGGCCCGCCGGCTGCCCGCGGGAAAGGTCGCCCCGCTCACCCGGGACCTGCACGCCCCCCGCCCCGCCCCGCCCGAGGCCTCCGCCACCGCATCGGACACCGAGACGCCGCCGGCGCCCACGCCGCGTCCGGAGGGTGACGACCTGCCCGACCTCACCGCGCCCTCGCTGTACGCGTCGGCCCGCTCCGCGCCGGCGCGGATCCCGCCCCCCGAGCGGCGGCCCGAGCCCCGGCCGCGGTCGGCGATGCCGGTGCGCGTCCCGGAGAGCAAGGCGCTGGGCAACGAGCTGGAACTCGGCCGTGCGCTACGGCCGTTGCGCCGCCGGCACGCCAGCCGGCACCGGCGGGAGATCGACGAGGAGCGCACCGCGGCCGAGCTCGCCGAGACGGGGCTGCCGGACGTGGTGCAGCGGCCCGTGCAGGAACGCTGGCTGCACCTCGTACTCCTCGTCGACGACGGCCTGTCGATGCTGCTGTGGCACCGGCTCGGCGCCGAACTGCGCGTCCTGCTGGAACGCCTCGGCGCCTTCGCGACCACCCGCGTCCTCGGCCTGGACACCCGCTCCGCCCGCGGACCCCGGCTGCACGCCCGGCCGTTCGAGCAGCACAGCACGTCCCTGCCGACGACCACGGTCAACGACCCGACGGGCCGCACCCTCGTCCTCGTCGTCAGCGACGGCATGGGCACGGCCTGGCGCCACCCCGCGCTGTACGAGCTGCTGCGGACGTGGGCCGACCGCGGCCCCGTCGCCCTGCTGCACACCCTGCCGCCCGACATGTGGGAGGCGTCCGGCATCCGCGCCGAGCGCTGGCAGGCCACGACCCGGCACATCGGCGGCGCCAACACCTCCTGGCAGATCGCCGACCCGGTCCTGCCCGGCCTGGCCCGCTTCGAGGGCGTCCCGGTGCCGGTCCTGGAGCCCACCGCCCGCGCGCTCGGCGACTGGGCGCGGCTGCTCGCCTCGCCGGGCACGACCATGGAGCTGCCGCTGCTGTCCCGGCCCAGCCCGTACGCCGCCGTCACCGCGGCCGGCGATCTGCACAGCGCGCAGCACTTCCGGGACGCGGCCACCCCGGAGGCGTACCGGCTCGCCGCCCATCTCGCCGCCGTGTCACCGCTGTCGGTGCCGGTGATGCGGCTGGTGCAGACGGCGGTGCCGTGGCCGGCCCGGACCTCGCATCTCGCGGAGGTGTTCCTGGGCGGCCTGGTCCGGCCGCATCCGGCGCCGGTGCCGGGCCCGCTGCCCGCCAAGCACCGGGTCTTCGACTTCAGCGAGGACGCCAAGTCGGTGCTCCTTGACGCCGTACCGCAGGCCGAACTCCTCAGCACCAGCCGCAGCATCGGCCGCCGCCTGGAGCAACTGGCGGGCAACTCCCCCGACTTCCCCGCCTGGCTCGCCCACCCGGACGGCTCCGCCGAACTCCCCGTCTCGCACCGGCCGTTCACCAGCGTGGAGCGGCGGCTGCTGGAGCGGTTCGGGGTGCCGGTCGGACGGCGGACCGGCGGACCGACACCGCCCGATCCGCAGCCGCCCGCCGACGACGACTGGAGCCCGCTCACCGACACCGACCCGCGCCGCCTCGGCCCGTACGAGCTGCGCGGTCGGCGCCGCGGCCGGCGGACCGTGGCATACCGGGCCGTCGACGAACACGGCCGATGGGCGGTCCTGCGCACCCCACGGCCCGATCTGCCCGCCGCGAACGCCCGGTTGCTGGAGGTCGAGGCCAAGGTACTGGCGCGGCTGCACGGACGGTACGCACCCAGCCTGCTCGGCACCGGACTCGACGACAGCCCGCCCTGGCTGGCGATGGCTCCGGTCGCCGACGCCGACGCGCCCGCCCGGCAGCCGCCGCGCCTCGCGGACCTGGTGGAGCGGTCCGTCGCGGACGGCACCGCACCCTTCGACGTGCTCGCCGGGCTGCTCGTCGCCTGGCATCTGGCGAGCGCGCTCAGCGTCTGCCACACCAACGACATCGTCCCCGCGGACCTCGGAGCCGACAGTGTGATCGTGCTGCGCCGCTCGGTGGTGCTCGCCGATCTGTCGGACTGCGCCATCGACGGGCGGTACGCGGGCACCGGTCCGGTGCCGACGAAGGCGGACAGCGTGCGCGCGCTGGGCGAGCTGCTGCAACTGATCAGCAGCAAGGCCGGCGTGCATCTGCCCGGCCTGCCGGAGGGCATGCACCTGTGGCAGGGAGACACCTGGGGGCAGCTGCGGCGCCTGGTCCTGCGCTGCCTCGACGACGATCCCGACGAGCGTCCGGCGGCGGGTGAGGTGGCGGATGTGCTGGCCCGGTACATCGACCTGAAACGGGCGACAAGGGACGCGCCCGGCCCCGACCCGGATCCGTCCGGCCCTCCGCCCCGGCAGCCCCTGAGACTGTTGCTCAACAGCTGGAAGCCGACTGAAGCCCCCCTGCGGCTGCCCCGCTCCCGTGCGGCCCGACAGGAGACCGAGGAGCGACTGGATCGGCTGCGCGTACCGCTGCGCTACGGCGTACGGCTGGCCCTGCTCGGCGTCCACTCCGGCTGCGGGCGCCGTACCACGACGGTCGTCCTCGGCTCGCTCCTAGCCGCGGTCCGCGGCGAGCCCGTGCTCGCCCTGGACGGGGCGCCCACCATGGGGTCACTCCACCGCTTCCTGGAGAACCGCGAGCCGGGCACGCCGCGCGATCTCGCGCTGCTGCCGGGCGACGCCTCGTACGAGCAGATCCGCAGCCGCACCACACGCCTCGGCTCCGGTCTGGAGCTGGCCGCGCATCGCAAGGGCCGGGCCGGACCCAATCCCGCGCACGCGCAGGAGTATTCACGTGTGCTGCAGCAGACCGATCCGTACTACGCGTTCGTGCTCACCGACTGGGGAGGGCGCTGGCCGACCCGTTCCGCAGAGGTGGTGCTGGATCTGACGGACCGACTGCTGCTGTGCTGCGGCCCCTCGCCATGGGACGTGCAGATCGCGGAGAACATCCTCGACGAGTTGCGCGCCACCCGGCACGCAGGCCTCGTCGACGACGCGCTGATTGTCATCAGCAACAGGGACGGCAGGCGTCCCGACCTGTCCTCCGACCTGGCGGAGCGCCAACGGATCAGTCCCTCGCAAGTAGTCCGCATCCCGTACGACACATACCTGCGGAACAACCGCTTTCAAAGCCTGGACAAGCTGCGCCCCGCGACCACGCACGCGTACCTGGAACTCGCGGAACGCGTCGTCCCCACCTCAACGCACTGA
- a CDS encoding bifunctional methylenetetrahydrofolate dehydrogenase/methenyltetrahydrofolate cyclohydrolase produces the protein MTAQILDGKATAAAIKSDLTARVAALREKGITPGLGTILVGEDPGSQKYVAGKHRDCAQVGIASIQRELPATATQEEIEAVVRELNEDPACTGYIVQLPLPRGIDENRILELMDPDKDADGLHPMNLGRLVLNEPAPLPCTPNGVLTLLRRYGVEIKGAEVVVVGRGVTIGRPMPLLLTRRSENATVTQCHTGTRDLSAHLRNADIIIAAAGSAHLIRPEDVKPGAAVLDVGVSRSAEGKIVGDVHPDVAKVAGWISPNPGGVGPMTRAQLLVNVVEAAERSVD, from the coding sequence ATGACCGCCCAGATTCTCGATGGCAAGGCCACCGCAGCCGCGATCAAGTCCGATCTGACCGCCCGCGTGGCGGCGCTGAGGGAGAAGGGCATCACGCCCGGCCTCGGCACGATCCTGGTCGGGGAGGACCCCGGCAGCCAGAAGTACGTCGCCGGCAAGCACCGCGACTGTGCCCAGGTCGGCATCGCCTCCATCCAGCGCGAACTGCCCGCGACGGCGACGCAGGAAGAGATCGAGGCGGTGGTGCGGGAACTGAACGAGGATCCCGCCTGCACCGGTTACATCGTCCAGCTGCCCCTCCCCAGGGGCATCGACGAGAACCGCATCCTGGAACTCATGGACCCGGACAAGGACGCGGACGGACTGCACCCGATGAACCTCGGCCGGCTGGTGCTCAACGAGCCCGCGCCGCTGCCCTGCACCCCGAACGGCGTGCTCACCCTGCTGCGCCGCTACGGCGTGGAGATCAAGGGCGCCGAGGTCGTGGTCGTCGGCCGCGGTGTCACCATCGGCCGCCCGATGCCGCTGCTGCTGACCCGGCGCAGCGAGAACGCGACCGTGACCCAGTGCCACACGGGCACGCGGGACCTGTCGGCGCATCTGCGGAACGCCGACATCATCATCGCCGCCGCAGGCTCCGCCCATCTGATCCGCCCCGAGGACGTCAAGCCCGGCGCCGCCGTCCTCGACGTCGGTGTCTCGCGCAGCGCCGAGGGCAAGATCGTGGGCGATGTCCACCCGGATGTCGCGAAGGTCGCCGGCTGGATCTCCCCCAACCCCGGCGGCGTCGGCCCGATGACCCGGGCGCAGCTGCTCGTCAACGTGGTCGAGGCGGCGGAGCGCAGTGTCGACTGA
- a CDS encoding helix-turn-helix transcriptional regulator has protein sequence MGGWQPLPDDLPSEVRHFVEQLRQVKDQTGLSLVALGARTAYSKSSWHRYLNATQPPPRQAVVALCRVAGVDAERLSVRWEMAVEAWPRPAGSQKDDGGEEYEDDPTRPWWDTPDEVPTADPSRRLLVVAVVLVLVLLALTVIGVVVFG, from the coding sequence ATGGGCGGGTGGCAGCCGCTGCCTGATGATCTGCCGTCGGAGGTACGGCACTTCGTGGAGCAGCTGCGGCAGGTGAAGGACCAGACCGGCCTCAGCCTGGTCGCGCTCGGCGCGCGTACCGCGTACAGCAAATCCTCCTGGCACCGCTACCTCAACGCCACCCAGCCGCCGCCCCGACAGGCCGTGGTCGCCCTGTGCCGGGTCGCGGGCGTGGACGCGGAACGCCTGAGCGTGCGCTGGGAGATGGCGGTGGAGGCGTGGCCGCGACCGGCGGGGTCGCAGAAGGACGACGGGGGCGAGGAGTACGAGGACGACCCCACGCGCCCGTGGTGGGACACGCCGGACGAGGTGCCGACCGCGGATCCGTCGCGTCGGCTGCTGGTGGTGGCCGTCGTGCTCGTACTGGTTCTGCTGGCGTTGACGGTGATCGGCGTCGTCGTCTTCGGATAG